One Neovison vison isolate M4711 chromosome 2, ASM_NN_V1, whole genome shotgun sequence genomic window carries:
- the LOC122898809 gene encoding hydroxyacylglutathione hydrolase, mitochondrial-like, producing MKKHGVKLTTVLTTHHHWDRAGGNEKLVKLAPGLKVCGGDDRIRALTHKVTHLSTLQVGSLHAKCQSTPCHTSGHICYFVNKPSSSEPPAVFTGDTLFVAGCGKFYEGTADEMYRALLEVLGRLPPDTRVYRGHEYTINNLKFARHVEPNNPAVQEKLAWAKEKYSVGEPTVPFTIAEDFTYNPFMRVREKTVQQHAGETEPVTTLRAILQEKDHFKVPRD from the coding sequence ATGAAGAAGCATGGAGTGAAGCTGACCACGGTGCTCACCACTCACCACCACTGGGATCGTGCTGGCGGAAACGAGAAGCTGGTCAAGCTGGCGCCTGGGTTGAAGGTGTGCGGGGGTGATGACCGGATCAGGGCCCTGACTCACAAGGTCACGCACCTGTCCACACTGCAGGTGGGGTCTCTCCACGCCAAGTGCCAGTCCACGCCGTGCCACACATCTGGACACATCTGCTACTTCGTGAACAAGCCCAGCAGCTCCGAGCCGCCTGCGGTGTTCACAGGtgacaccttgtttgtggctggctGTGGGAAGTTCTACGAGGGGACAGCAGATGAGATGTATAGAGCCCTGCTCGAGGTCCTGGGCCGGCTCCCTCCCGACACGAGAGTGTACCGTGGCCACGAGTACACCATCAACAACCTCAAGTTTGCGCGCCACGTGGAACCCAACAACCCCGCGGTTCAGGAGAAGCTGGCTTGGGCCAAGGAGAAGTACAGCGTCGGTGAGCCCACGGTGCCGTTCACCATCGCCGAGGATTTCACCTACAACCCGTTcatgagagtgagggagaagacGGTGCAGCAGCACGCCGGGGAGACAGAGCCCGTGACCACCTTGAGAGCCATCCTCCAAGAGAAGGACCATTTCAAGGTGCCCCGGGACTGA